One genomic window of Micrococcus flavus includes the following:
- a CDS encoding M48 family metallopeptidase: protein MAPTRTAVDLDWEGTPVRLVRSVRRTRTVAAVWREGRLQVSVPARLSPAEERRWIARMIQRAPAAPRRPDHDAAPPSPHGTIPPAPRGGADPALAARAEAIAAAHLDAAVPGGRVPRPVSVTWSARQRRRWGSCTPARGTIRLSAQLRGMPDWVVDAVLGHELAHLVESGHGPRFQALVARLPRYREAMAFLAGVTHASSRGITAAHAPADDGVAAPAGAWPGGDDDVVVE from the coding sequence ATGGCCCCCACGCGCACCGCCGTCGACCTCGACTGGGAGGGCACCCCCGTGCGGCTCGTGCGCTCCGTCCGCCGGACCCGCACCGTCGCCGCGGTGTGGCGCGAGGGCCGGCTGCAGGTCAGCGTGCCCGCCCGCCTGTCCCCCGCGGAGGAGCGGCGGTGGATCGCCCGCATGATCCAGCGGGCACCGGCCGCGCCACGCCGTCCGGACCACGACGCCGCCCCGCCCTCGCCCCACGGCACCATCCCTCCGGCGCCCCGGGGAGGGGCGGACCCGGCGCTGGCCGCCCGGGCGGAGGCGATCGCGGCCGCGCACCTGGACGCAGCGGTCCCCGGGGGGCGCGTGCCGCGCCCGGTGTCCGTCACGTGGTCCGCGCGCCAGCGCCGGCGGTGGGGCTCCTGCACGCCCGCCCGCGGCACCATCCGCCTCTCCGCGCAGCTGCGGGGCATGCCCGACTGGGTGGTGGACGCCGTCCTGGGGCACGAGCTGGCGCACCTGGTGGAGTCCGGGCACGGTCCCCGCTTCCAGGCCCTCGTGGCGCGGCTGCCCCGCTACCGCGAGGCCATGGCGTTCCTGGCGGGCGTCACCCACGCCAGCTCCCGGGGCATCACCGCCGCTCACGCCCCCGCAGACGACGGCGTCGCCGCCCCCGCCGGCGCGTGGCCGGGCGGGGACGACGACGTCGTCGTGGAGTGA
- a CDS encoding zinc-dependent metalloprotease: MTDDPRTPGPDDGRDPLEEMLRQMFGGQAPDADEIRKAMEGMGTPGGMGGMPGMGFDPSRLDPVMMQQAMAQFQAMMNPGPGSDGPVNWTLAKQAARQAVAGEDPSVGSFARREVDEALRLAELWLDGVTETESTGAVGQAWSRAEWVEATADAWRRVTEPVATSLSRAMSAAIEQQLPGQLPEGMDASLLGGLQPMLQNMGGTMFGLQLGGAVGTLGKEVLSGTDIGLPMAGHRPAMIPVNVEEFGDGLSVPDDQLRLYLALREVARLRLFLHSPWLERDLFAAIEQYAAGIRLDTEGIERAAASVDPMDPESMQAVFDGSSFIAEPDATQRAALDQLELLIALVEGWVDVVVAEAAKPLESAAALRETINRRRASGGPAEEAFAALVGLELRPRRLREAAAFWEHVTAEHGTAYREDIWTSPERQPTAEDLDDPSGYAGRRSAAEASTDALDDELRRLLDGGYGDAPKES; the protein is encoded by the coding sequence ATGACTGACGATCCGCGCACCCCCGGTCCCGACGACGGCCGCGACCCGCTCGAGGAGATGCTCCGCCAGATGTTCGGCGGCCAGGCCCCGGACGCGGACGAGATCCGCAAGGCCATGGAGGGCATGGGCACCCCCGGAGGCATGGGCGGCATGCCCGGCATGGGCTTCGACCCCTCCCGGCTGGACCCGGTGATGATGCAGCAGGCCATGGCCCAGTTCCAGGCCATGATGAACCCCGGCCCCGGGTCCGACGGCCCTGTGAACTGGACGCTCGCGAAGCAGGCCGCCCGCCAGGCCGTGGCCGGCGAGGACCCCTCGGTGGGCTCGTTCGCGCGCAGGGAGGTGGACGAGGCCCTGCGCCTGGCCGAGCTGTGGCTTGACGGCGTCACCGAGACCGAGTCCACCGGCGCGGTGGGCCAGGCGTGGTCCCGGGCCGAGTGGGTGGAGGCCACCGCCGACGCCTGGCGCCGGGTGACCGAGCCCGTGGCCACGTCCCTGTCGCGGGCGATGTCCGCCGCGATCGAGCAGCAGCTGCCCGGCCAGCTGCCGGAGGGCATGGACGCGTCCCTGCTCGGCGGCCTCCAGCCGATGCTGCAGAACATGGGAGGCACCATGTTCGGCCTGCAGCTGGGCGGGGCCGTGGGGACGCTCGGCAAGGAGGTGCTCTCCGGCACCGACATCGGGCTGCCGATGGCCGGCCATCGCCCCGCCATGATCCCCGTGAACGTGGAGGAGTTCGGGGACGGCCTCTCCGTCCCGGACGACCAGCTGCGCCTCTACCTCGCCCTGCGCGAGGTGGCCCGGCTGCGCCTGTTCCTGCACTCCCCGTGGCTCGAGCGCGACCTCTTCGCGGCCATCGAGCAGTACGCCGCGGGCATCCGCCTGGACACCGAGGGCATCGAACGCGCCGCCGCCTCCGTCGACCCCATGGACCCGGAGTCCATGCAGGCCGTCTTCGACGGCTCCTCGTTCATCGCCGAGCCGGACGCCACCCAGCGCGCCGCCCTCGACCAGCTCGAGCTGCTGATCGCGCTCGTGGAGGGCTGGGTCGACGTCGTGGTGGCCGAGGCGGCGAAGCCGCTGGAGTCCGCCGCGGCCCTGCGCGAGACGATCAACCGGCGCCGCGCCTCGGGCGGTCCCGCCGAGGAGGCGTTCGCGGCCCTCGTGGGTCTCGAGCTGCGCCCGCGGCGCCTGCGCGAGGCCGCCGCCTTCTGGGAGCACGTGACGGCGGAGCACGGCACCGCCTACCGCGAGGACATCTGGACCTCCCCCGAGCGCCAGCCCACGGCCGAGGACCTGGACGACCCCTCGGGCTACGCCGGCCGCCGCTCGGCCGCGGAGGCCTCCACGGACGCCCTCGACGACGAGCTCCGCCGCCTCCTCGACGGCGGCTACGGGGACGCGCCGAAGGAGTCCTGA
- a CDS encoding YlbL family protein, with protein sequence MPASGWLAAGSAAAALLLPAPYILEGPGPAIDVLGEHAGHPVMTVDGGAQDPGEGRLDMTTVLVSGPPGGTTTAAEVVAALADPTTDAVPRELVHPTGVSAEEVGRANEAAMTSSQDVATVAALRSLGRDVPGELTVQAFAPESPAAGVLREGDAVLRAGGEPVRSVDDVRTAVEAAAPGPVALTVRREGREQDLEVPVAAAPAGSERAWQIGVLMDERFEVPVEVDFALEDVGGPSAGTVFALAVIERLTPGALTGGAHVAVTGTVTADGRVGAIGGLPQKVRGAADAGATAFLAPAENCAELVGRVPEGIDVYAVDTLDTARRALEALGRGQTPDGVPPCG encoded by the coding sequence GTGCCCGCCTCCGGGTGGCTCGCCGCCGGCTCCGCGGCCGCGGCCCTGCTCCTGCCCGCGCCCTACATCCTCGAGGGCCCCGGGCCGGCGATCGACGTCCTCGGCGAGCACGCCGGCCACCCGGTCATGACGGTCGACGGCGGCGCGCAGGATCCGGGGGAGGGGCGCCTGGACATGACCACCGTGCTCGTCTCGGGCCCGCCCGGCGGCACCACCACCGCGGCCGAGGTCGTCGCGGCGCTGGCCGATCCCACCACGGACGCGGTGCCGCGTGAGCTCGTCCATCCCACCGGGGTCAGCGCGGAGGAGGTCGGACGGGCCAACGAGGCCGCCATGACGAGCTCGCAGGACGTGGCCACCGTGGCCGCGCTGCGCTCGCTCGGGCGGGACGTGCCCGGCGAGCTGACGGTCCAGGCCTTCGCTCCGGAGAGCCCCGCGGCCGGAGTCCTGCGCGAGGGGGACGCGGTGCTGCGCGCGGGCGGCGAGCCGGTGCGGTCCGTCGACGACGTGCGGACCGCCGTCGAGGCCGCCGCCCCCGGCCCGGTGGCCCTGACCGTGCGCCGCGAGGGCCGCGAGCAGGACCTCGAGGTCCCCGTGGCGGCCGCCCCGGCCGGGTCCGAGCGGGCCTGGCAGATCGGGGTCCTGATGGACGAGCGGTTCGAGGTGCCCGTGGAGGTGGACTTCGCCCTCGAGGACGTGGGCGGCCCCTCGGCCGGCACGGTGTTCGCACTTGCCGTGATCGAACGGCTGACCCCCGGCGCCCTCACCGGCGGCGCGCACGTGGCCGTGACCGGCACGGTCACCGCCGACGGGCGGGTGGGCGCGATCGGCGGGCTCCCGCAGAAGGTGCGCGGGGCGGCCGACGCCGGCGCCACCGCCTTCCTGGCCCCCGCGGAGAACTGCGCGGAGCTCGTCGGCCGCGTGCCCGAGGGCATCGACGTCTACGCGGTGGACACCCTCGACACCGCCCGCCGCGCCCTCGAGGCGCTCGGGCGCGGACAGACCCCCGACGGCGTGCCGCCGTGCGGATGA